CCGGGGAGGACTCGGGGAAAGCTGGGAGGCTAAGGAGAGTGTGAGCGACAAGCCTCTGGCGGTCGCGGAGGCTGGCCTGGGATCGATCACCCCAGGcgcctcctccctttctctggcTTTGTGGGGTTTCTGTGGGTTGAATTAAGACCGGGTCTGGACTTGAACCTTATAAAGGACCCCAAAGTTCTTCCGGGCGAATCCCCGTTGTTACAAATGGGTGCGCTGAGACCCGAAGAGGGAGCAGTGACTTGCCAAGTTGCACGGAGTGAGACTCCCTGCGGCTCTGGATCCCGCTGGGGTTAACTGTGTCCGACCCCGGTGCATGGACCTCTCTCAGTGTGtctgctccctcctccagccccgaGCCCCACTGTGCGTCATCAGCTCCCTCACATTCCGGGCCCTGGGCATCCGTTTCTCCCAgcctaggctgcaggccaggAGGGATTGGGGTGAGGATGGCCTGGGAGTAGCACTGCCCAGGGAGGACAAGTGCTGCCCGCTGACCTGCCTGTGCTCCCACAGCTGCGCCGTGGACAAGCGGTCAGGGGAGAAGGTGGCCATCAAGAAGCTGAGCCGGCCCTTCCAGTCTGAGATCTTTGCCAAGCGGGCCTAtcgggagctgctgctgctgaaacACATGCAGCATGAGAACGTAGGCTGAGCCCCGGGCTGCTGGAAAAGGCGGGAATCCCTCCTGTGTGTGGGAGAGGGTACAGAGGGCTCAGGACAGGGCCAGAAGAAGCGCAGCCTCCCCCTGGCTCCTCTGACCCCAGTTCCTCGCTTCATTATTAAGCTGGGGTGCAGGACCTGCCCTGCCTACTTCCCAGGAAGGGTGTAAAGGGTATGTCTGGCAGTGGCCCAGAATGAGCTTGGCGAGATACAGACTTACTCTCTCACTGTTATTAGGAAATGGGCATAGAGGAACGTTGTAACCTGTTCTAGATCTAAGAGCTGGTGCCCAGAATCCAGGTTACTGTTGTTTGTGCATGTGACCCTGATAATAATAActccaacaacaataaaaagagataCATACAGTATCGAGCACCTATTATGTAGCAGGCTCCGTTCAAAGAGCTTTGCATAAACCCACTTGTTTAATCCTCAAAGTACTGTTACTCCCatatacagatggggaaactgaggcacaaaagaCCCACAGATTGCATGGGTAGTCAGTGGCATAGCTGGGATTTGAATTTAGGCAGCCTGGCTCCTGGTCTCAGTGCATAACCATTCAACTGTCCTATCTGATAGAAACAGCTAGAAAACTAGTGACCCAGCATTGGGCCCAGCAGCCACCCTTTGCTCTAGGATACCCAGATTGGAaggcaaacatttaaaataacaatttcaaatttttatgcaCATTTTAAGCCCCATTCCTCTTCAACAATCCTCCCTATGGCCTCCAGCCAGGAGTGAACTTGCCCCTGGCTCTGAGCCAGCCCTTTGGTAGGCAAGAATCAATGTGGCAGGAGATGGAAGGTCAAGGGCAGGGAGCCTGCTGGCTGGAAGGCCCCTTCTCCTTGATTCCCTTCACCACTCATGGCTTCCTGCCTGAGCTGAGAGTGGGTTTGTGCTGTGTGCCCCGAATACCAGATCTGGGGCAGTGAGCACTGGAATGtctgcctccccttctccccagcctgACTGTCCATCACTGTGCACCACAGGCTCCCTCCCAGCTAGGGGGGTtcctcttctgcctctgccccttaACTGCTTCCAAGAAGGCTGGGAACCTGCCTCCTGCTGGAGATGGTGTATTAGGAAAGGGTGGGTGGTCCTGTGCATGACTGGGCTCCAGGGGAGGTAGGGAGAGGGCTGAGCAGCTGCCCAGCCCTTAGCAGCAACCTTCTCCCCAGGTCATCGGGCTCCTGGACGTCTTcactccagcctcctccctgcgGAGCTTCCAGGACTTGTGAGTCTGGCTGCACTGGGTTCCAGGGTACTGCAGTCCTTACTTGCCGCTGGGGAGCAACTTGGTAGTGGGGGAGTCCAGATTCTCTCTTCTGGGTAGGGGACTTCCTGCCCTGGCAGTCCCCATGCCTTTGGGTTGTTAAGGTGTGATTCTCTCTTAAGAGATCCTTTCAGCCAAGGGTGTTTATTTTAGGGGCagtatcattttatctttttacctaattgtttgctctttctcttctccctctgatacccctatgatgcaaatgttggagtGCTTGctgttgttccagaggctgcttccACTAtccttatttatttgggttctttttttttcttgttattctgattggttgttttatgcttccttatgttctaaaagttttatggtttcagatcttagattttaagtttttaatcattttgagtttattcttgtatatggtataagaatgtggtctagtttcattttttttttgcatatagctgtccagttttcctaacaccatttatcaactagactgtctttaccccactgtatgttcttgcctcttttgtcgtagattaattgactatatagctgtgggagttggggggggggctctctattctattccattgatctatgccagtaccatgctgttttgattatagtagccttacagtatagtttgatatcaggtagcataatacctccaactttgttctacATTATCTAGGTCGCTTAGGCTacttgggatcttttgtggttccatagaaaCTTTAGGATCATTtattccagttctgtgaaaaatgccattgcaCTGACTCTgtatcactttgggtagtatgggcatttttaacaatgttaattgtTCCCATCCATGAGCATGCTATGTGCTTCCGTGTATGTGTATCTGcttcaatgtctttcttcagggtcttagaattttccaagtacaggtcttttacctccttgattaaatttatttccaggtattttgtatgcagttgtaaatggcattgttttcttagtttctctttctgatagtttgtacataaaaatgcaaccaatttctgaatattaattttgtatcctgctacttcactgaactcatttatcaattctagtagggtttttttttgtggtatctttagggttctctatatttGGTATGATGGCATCTGCAAATAAGGACAGTTATACTTTTTCAtgtccaatttggatgctttttatttcgtTTTTCTTGTCCAGTTGCTGTGACTAGgtcttccagtactatgttgaatgaaagtGGTTGAAGTGGACCTCCTTGgcttcttgtctttttcctgatcttaaggaaaacactttgaACTTTTCATTGTTGACtatgatattggctgtgggtttgtcatatatggccttcatcgTGTTGAGGTGTGTTTTGAATGGAGTTTTTCCTATAATGTGCTTAGCAGTTGGAATTTAATGTGACCAGCTCCTCTGGCAGGGTAGGGGTCTGTCTGGGTAGGGTGAGGGCGCGGTTTCCAAATCAATGCTAATAGTAGTATGGTCAGTGGTCTGGGCGAGCTAGGTGTGGGTAGAGTGCTGAGGACTGCATGCTGCCTCGGGGGGGTTCACAGAGGAGGCAACATTTGAACTCAAGCCTGCAGGGTGAGTAGAAGTTTGCCTTGGGTAGAAGGGGCTGAGGGCATCCCAGGTAGGAGGGACCGTGGGGGCAGGGGCCATGGTGCATGGAAGAGGCTGGACTGTTTGGGCAATATTGAGAAGTTTAGTGTGGCTGGTTTGGTCAAGCTAAGTCTAGACTTGATCCCATAGGCAGCTTCAAGTAAGTCCATGGAGGATTTCAGCAGGGAGATGATGTGGTCAGATTGGATTTTGGGGATGTACTCTGGTGGCAGTGAGAAAAGAACAGGGAGCAGCTTTGGGAGGCAGAAACCTGGAGGGTAGCGTTCCAGACCCAGCCCTCGATCTAAATAGAGTGGAGGTGATGGTATGCCGAGAGCGGACCAAAGGCCCTTGGGATGCAGTGCCTGGAGAGGCAGTGTAGGTCAAGGTGCCAGGTTCCTGCTTAGAATACAAggtggaagaggaagaataaatctTAGGAGAAAGATAATGAACCTCATTATGGAAACTTCACTTTTGAAGAGCCTATGAACATTCAAGTGTTTGTTCAGAAGTTGCAAATAAATCTGGAGCCCAGGAGAGGAAGGTCGGGGCTAGGAATGTGGATTGGGTTGGAATAATCGCCCATGGATGGCAGCCGAAGCCCAGGGACAGGCTAGTGCAGAGCGTGACAGGGTAGTGTTGATGACGAGCTCAACATTCAAGGGAAGGTCCAAAGGATGAGCAGATGAAGAGCTGGGAGCATCTGATCAGGGACAGAGGAGAATAGGCGGAGAATCTTGAGGGAGTGACAGACTTTGCAAAAGGTCAGATAGGAAGAGAGGGAGCCAGGGGTGGGCTGGACCATTATCTGCGACCTTGATCAGAGCAGttttggtggtgggggtgggacaaGCACAGGTACCAGGTTGTCGGAAGCCCAGGCAGTGGAGTGAAGAGGTGTGGAACACTCTTTCTAGAAGTttggtggggagaaagagggagaaggggaagttaGTTAAGAAACAAGGTCAAGGGAAGGTAGTTCTAGCACAGTGAGACTTCAGCAAGTGTGTGGGCCAAGTAGAAAGAACCAGGGTCCATGTAGcggggagaaagacagaggtggggaagggactcTGCGTCGAGCTGGGTCTGGCAGAAGGGAGGGTGTGGTCAGGCAGAAGAAGGCTTCTAAAAGTCACAGGCTCATGGAATGGCCTCCACCacatgctgggtttttttttgggggggggggttgcctttaatacttttttcaatctttatcattttttgttCTGGACTTTGCTGTTATTACCTTGAGTACCAGTTACATTTTGCTGACCTTGATCTGTTTTTGCAATCCTTTAAGAGGGTGCAGTGGCTTAGccacctccttcttccttcttccatccTCCTGGAAATtgctttattgtttccttcttgGGAGGGCAGATGTTTTTGGTTGTTCCTGGAGCCATCTCAGCCAGGCATGACCCTCTGGGAGAGAGATTTGGACCGAAGCAGAAGGAAATATTGAGAGATGTTTCTAACTCACAGCTCTGGCTTTCTGTGGGGCACGGAGGAGGGCAAGGAAAGAGCACCTGTGAACTGAGGGAACACAGCTCCACTTGGTTTCCCCGAGCATGCTCAGCTGACTGCTCACCCTGAGCTCTGCCAGCTGAGCGGCTGCTGTGGCGAGGCCGGGAGCCGGGAGCAAGGAGGCCTGTGTGAGGGCTCTGGCTGGCTGTGGTCGGGCTGGTTCTGCTCACCCACGGAGGTCCTTTTGAGTCCCCTGTTTTGTTCCAGCCCCTTGCCTCCCCTCTGAGCTCAGACCTGGGCTGGGTGGGACTCAGGACTAGACACAAAGCCCCGTGCCTTGCAGCTACCTGGTGATGCCTTTCATGCAGACGGACCTGCAGAAGATCATGGGCATGGAGTTCAGTGAGGACAAGATCCAGTACTTGGTGTATCAGATGCTCAAGGGTCTCAAGGTGAGCAGGGTCTGGAGGGCGGTAGAGGGGGTGAGACCTGAGGATTGTGGGAGGCCTGGCCTCAGGGCTGGGAGAGCACACAGTGGCAGGGCGGAGGAGGGTCGGAACCAGCCTGGAAAGCCTGCTGTGAAGCTGGGCACAAGacccacccttctctctctcccccacacagTACATCCACTCCGCAGGAGTCATCCACAGGGTGAGTGCTTTCTCTGcaacactccctcccaccctggaggggttcTCCTCAGCCAGGGAGGGAAAAGTAGAGGGAGGGCGTGGTCTTTGGGGACATGGGATACGGATTTTTCGGGCCCAGCCTTGGCCTAGGAAGGCCTGCTTCAAAGGAATCGCTGTGTTCGGGGGAACTTTGGGGGGAAATGCTGCAAACAAAGCAAGCCCTGGTGTTTCCGGCTCCAAGAATCGGGAGCATTTTACagctggctggggctgcagggcatCTTGTCCAACCCTCCAACCCTTGTGTTCCACCCAAGGAGCCTGgcgcccagagaggggaaggggtttgGTGAGGTTGCGTGCCCAGCACTGGCCGAGTTGGGACAAGCTGCCATATCTGCCTCTCAGCCTGATGCTCGCTCTCTCTTCTCATCTAGGACCTGAAGCCGGGCAACCTTGCTGTGAATGAGGACTGTGAGCTGAAGGTGAGTGGCCCAGGCAGggtcagctgggttggggtggaccCCTCTCCCGCAGAAGCCTCCTCTAGCTGCTCTAAGAGACTTCTCCTCAGCAAGCTCCTTCCCTATGTTCCCGAGTCACAGATCTTGGATTTTGGGCTGGCGCGGCATGCAGACGCCGAGATGACTGGCTACGTGGTGACCCGCTGGTACAGGGCCCCCGAGGTTATCCTAAGCTGGATGCACTACAACCAGACTGGTCAGTGGTCAGCTGCCTGGGGACAGTCTGGACCTGGAGGTCTTCTCTGGCAGCTTCCCAAGGCCATCTTGGTTACTCTGGGTTGACTGACCGCTGGGCCGTGGTCAGCAGTCCAGGTGacacttcctcccctcccttggcAGTGGACATCTGGTCTGTGGGCTGTATCATGGCAGAGATGCTGACGGGGAAAACGCTGTTCAAGGGGAAAGATTGTATCCTTTGCTGGAAAAGCCAAACTCCATCCAGGGATTCATTCCTTCAACAGACAGTTTcttatttaaatctctttttcttaATGGGGAAGAGATACATGCTCACTGTAGAACAATTTTAAAGTGCAGACAAGCAAAGCGATAAAAAGTAGCCACCTGTCATCCCTCCATGATGGAGGAAATACTTCGCATTTTGGCATCACACAATAATTGAGCGCCTGTGTGTACAGTGCAGCATCGAGGGGGAAGTGCGGGCCTGCCTGGCCGAagtcagggtggggagaggaccaGGCAACCGCTGGGCGTAACCAAGTGGGATGAGGGCCGGATGCAGCACCTCCGGGAGCATTGGTGGGAGAGACCCTTAACCTAGCCCAGCTGGAGAAGCCTTCCAGAGACCAAAGCACAAGGGGAATAGGTGCCTGGAGCCTGGGTGGTTGCCACAGGGCCTGGGTGGGAGTGGCGGGAAGGGCAGCTTCAGATCCTCCAGCAAAACGTGAGGCCGAGCCTTAACCTGCTGCCAAGACCTGGACCAGTTGACCCAGATCCTGAAAGTGACTGGGGTGCCAGGTGCAGAGTTTGTGCAGAAGCTGAACGACAAAGCGGTGTgtggctgggggcctggctgaCCAGGTGGGCGGGCTGCAGGCTTCGGGAAGGAGGGCTtacctctgcctccctctgccagggCCAGTGCTTCTGCCTTCATCCCTCTTCGGGCTCTGACCTGAGCCTTCAGCCCTGCTGGGCCTTTTCTGGGATCCTTGCTCTATGCTCCTCAGGCCTGAGCCCCAAAGTGCTGACAGCTGGGGATTACTCAGTGCTTTTCCACCTTCCAGGCCAAGTCCTACATCCAGTCCCTGCCACAGAGCCCCAAGAAGGATTTCTCTCAGCTCTTCCCACGCGCCAGCCCCCAGGGTGAGTCTCGGGCCTGGGCCTCTGCATCCTGTCCCGGCGGGCGGCCCACCTCTCCCAGGCCGGGAGTGAGGCTCATGCTCTCGCTGCAGCCACAGACCTGCTGGAAAAGATGCTGGAGCTGGACGTGGACAAGCGCTTGACGGCCTCGCAGGCCCTCGCCCACCCCTTCTTTGAACCCTTCCGGGACCCAGAGGAGGAGACGGAGGCCCAGAAATTTGATGATTCCTTAGAACATGAGAAACTTACAGTGGACGAATGGAAGCGTAAGAGCTGGGGGCTTgggctccttcctctctctgcctgcagcCTTTCTGTCCTTCGCTGCCTGTTTTCACGCCTGCCTCTCTGCGGGCCTCTCTGCCGGCCCCTGCACCCTCCTGGAGCTactgcctccttccctctgagCAGATGTGGTCCCTGCGTGCATTTCTTCCTCCCCGAGCTGACTTACAACTCCATGCTGTGTCTGTGGGGACAGGGGGCCAGCTCTTTCTGGCcctcagcaccccctccccaccttgaGCCACCCTGCCTTTCTCAGAGCACATCTACAAGGAGATTGTGAACTTCAGCCCCATTGCCCGGAAGGACTCGCGACGCCGGAGTGGCATGAAGCTACAGTGACTTGTCCAGCTGACCCCTGGCCGAGCCCGGGGACCAACACATGGCACCCCCTTCCAGACACTTCCCCTAGGACCAATATTTATTTGTCACTACTGAACCCTTCTGGGTTACAGCCTTCTAAGCCCAGGACTGAGGGCCTTTGTCCTTGTGTAGGAAACAGGCCTAATGGGTGCAGGTGTCAAAGATGTTGGTTGGGAGAAAGTAGCTCCGGTCATAACTGACCACATTAAATGCCTGTCTGGAGAATCACCTGTGTGTGGGCTCCTTTCCTTCTTGGCTCTAGTGGGGCTAAGAGGGCGGACTGAGCCGGGGCTGGGGTCTGTATCAGTGATGGTGTATTcgtttgctagggctgccgtaGCAAtgaccacagactgggtggcttaaaacaatagagaCTTATACTCTCACGGTTCACAAGGCTAGAAGCCTGAAATCAAGATGCTGGAAGGGTCTACAGAAGAACACTTGCTTGCTTCTATTTTAAGCTTCTTGCAGCTCCTAGGGTCTTTGgtgtccttggcttgtggctgcttCAGTCCACTTTCCGCCTCTGTCTTTACAAGGTCTTCTCTCCTGTGTATGTTTGTCTGCCTTCcccctcttcttataagaagaCCAGTTGTTTTCCCccctattttatttcatttattttttgggtGCATAAcagtgtgaatatacttaacacttttttcttaaatatattttattgattatgctattacagttgtcccatttccccctgttcactcccctcctccctgcacaccccctcccgcccacattctgcccctttagttcatgtccatgggtcatatatataagttctttggcttctacatttcctgtactattcttaccctccccctgtctattttatacctaccatttatgctacttattccctgtaccttttccccctctaccccgttcccactcccctgctggtaaccctccatgtgatctccatttctgtggttctgttcctgttctacttgtttgcttagtttgcttttgtttttgttttaggtgtggttgttaataactgtgagtttgctgtcattttactgttcgtattttttatcttctttttcttagataaatccctttaacacttcatataagggctgggtgatgatgggtgaactcctttaacttgaccttatctgagaagcactttatctgcccttccattctaaatgaaagctttgctggatagagcaatcttggatgtaggtccttgcctttcatgacttggaatacttctttctagccccttcttgcctgtaaggtttcttttgagaaatcagctgatagtctaatgggaactcctttgtaggtaactgactcctttccccttgctgcttttaagattccttccttacctttcatcttgggtaatgtaagtatggtgtgctttggtgtgtgcttccttgggtccaacttctttgggactctgagcttcttggatttcctggaagtctatttcctttgccagattggggaagtactccattattttttcaaataagtttttaatttcttgctcttcctcttctccttctggtacccctataattcggatgttggaacgtgtaaagatgtcccggaggttcctaagcctctcctcatttttttgaattcttgtttcttcattctgttctggttggatgtttctttcttc
The Desmodus rotundus isolate HL8 chromosome 11, HLdesRot8A.1, whole genome shotgun sequence genome window above contains:
- the MAPK13 gene encoding mitogen-activated protein kinase 13 — translated: MSLTRKKGFYKQDVNKTAWELPKTYLSPTHVGSGAYGSVCCAVDKRSGEKVAIKKLSRPFQSEIFAKRAYRELLLLKHMQHENVIGLLDVFTPASSLRSFQDFYLVMPFMQTDLQKIMGMEFSEDKIQYLVYQMLKGLKYIHSAGVIHRDLKPGNLAVNEDCELKILDFGLARHADAEMTGYVVTRWYRAPEVILSWMHYNQTVDIWSVGCIMAEMLTGKTLFKGKDYLDQLTQILKVTGVPGAEFVQKLNDKAAKSYIQSLPQSPKKDFSQLFPRASPQATDLLEKMLELDVDKRLTASQALAHPFFEPFRDPEEETEAQKFDDSLEHEKLTVDEWKQHIYKEIVNFSPIARKDSRRRSGMKLQ